In one Aeromicrobium erythreum genomic region, the following are encoded:
- the rpsM gene encoding 30S ribosomal protein S13, with amino-acid sequence MARLVGVDLPRDKRIEIALTYIFGVGRTRATDTLAATGISPDLRVHELTDDHLVALRDHIEANYQVEGDLRREVTADIRRKMEIGSYQGRRHRAHLPVRGQRTKTNARTRKGPKRTVAGKKK; translated from the coding sequence ATGGCACGCCTCGTCGGAGTCGATCTCCCGCGCGACAAGCGCATCGAGATCGCACTCACCTACATCTTCGGCGTCGGGCGCACCCGCGCCACCGACACCCTCGCCGCCACCGGCATCAGCCCCGACCTGCGGGTCCACGAGCTGACCGACGACCACCTCGTCGCGCTGCGTGACCACATCGAGGCCAACTACCAGGTCGAGGGCGACCTGCGCCGTGAGGTCACGGCCGACATCCGTCGCAAGATGGAGATCGGTTCGTACCAGGGCCGTCGCCACCGTGCGCACCTGCCCGTCCGCGGCCAGCGCACGAAGACCAACGCGCGCACCCGCAAGGGTCCGAAGCGCACCGTCGCCGGAAAGAAGAAGTGA
- the rpsK gene encoding 30S ribosomal protein S11, translating to MPPKNTGAKKVRRKEKKNVVQGQAHIKSTFNNTHVTITDPSGAVIAWASGGTVGFKGSRKSTPFAAGMAAEAAGRQAMEHGMKKVDVFVKGPGSGRETAIRSLSGVGIEVGTISDVTPSPHNGCRPPKHRRL from the coding sequence ATGCCTCCGAAGAACACCGGCGCCAAGAAGGTGCGCCGCAAGGAGAAGAAGAACGTCGTTCAGGGCCAGGCCCACATCAAGAGCACGTTCAACAACACGCACGTGACGATCACGGACCCCTCGGGCGCCGTGATCGCGTGGGCCTCCGGCGGAACCGTCGGCTTCAAGGGCTCGCGCAAGTCCACGCCCTTCGCGGCGGGCATGGCGGCCGAGGCCGCCGGTCGCCAGGCGATGGAGCACGGGATGAAGAAGGTCGACGTCTTCGTGAAGGGCCCGGGCTCGGGTCGCGAGACGGCGATCCGGTCGCTGAGCGGCGTCGGCATCGAGGTCGGCACCATCTCCGACGTCACCCCCAGCCCGCACAACGGCTGCCGCCCGCCCAAGCACCGTCGTCTGTGA
- the rpmJ gene encoding 50S ribosomal protein L36 codes for MKVNPSVKKICDKCKVIRRHGRVMVICENPRHKQRQG; via the coding sequence ATGAAGGTCAACCCGAGCGTGAAGAAGATCTGTGACAAGTGCAAGGTGATCCGTCGCCACGGCCGCGTCATGGTGATCTGCGAGAACCCCCGGCACAAGCAGCGCCAGGGCTGA
- the infA gene encoding translation initiation factor IF-1: MAKKEGVIEMEGAVVEALPNAMFRVELANGHKVLAHISGKMRQHYIRILPEDRVVVELSPYDLSRGRIVYRYK, translated from the coding sequence ATGGCGAAAAAAGAAGGCGTCATCGAGATGGAGGGTGCTGTCGTCGAGGCACTCCCGAACGCGATGTTCCGGGTCGAGCTGGCCAACGGTCACAAGGTCCTGGCGCACATCAGCGGCAAGATGCGCCAGCACTACATCCGCATCCTCCCCGAGGACCGGGTCGTGGTGGAGCTGTCGCCGTACGACCTCAGCCGTGGACGGATCGTCTACCGCTACAAGTGA
- the rpsD gene encoding 30S ribosomal protein S4 — MARYTGPLTKKSRRLGVDLVGGDAAFERRPYPPGMHGRARIKESEYRTQLQEKQKARYTYGVLEKQFRKYYETAHRKPGKTGDNLLILLESRLDNVVYRAGLARTRRHARQLVTHGHFVVNGVKTNIPSFQISKHDIIDVKQKSLESTPFIVARETHDRDTVPGWIDVDADRGRILVHQRPVREQITVPIQEQLIVEYYSKI; from the coding sequence ATGGCCCGTTACACCGGACCTCTCACCAAGAAGTCGCGCCGCCTCGGCGTCGACCTCGTCGGTGGCGACGCCGCGTTCGAGCGTCGTCCGTACCCCCCGGGCATGCACGGTCGTGCCCGCATCAAGGAGTCGGAGTACCGCACCCAGCTGCAGGAGAAGCAGAAGGCGCGCTACACCTACGGCGTCCTCGAGAAGCAGTTCCGCAAGTACTACGAGACCGCTCACCGCAAGCCGGGCAAGACGGGTGACAACCTGCTCATCCTGCTCGAGAGCCGTCTCGACAACGTGGTCTACCGTGCCGGCCTCGCCCGCACGCGCCGCCACGCGCGTCAGCTCGTGACGCACGGTCACTTCGTCGTCAACGGCGTGAAGACGAACATCCCGTCCTTCCAGATCAGCAAGCACGACATCATCGATGTCAAGCAGAAGAGCCTGGAGTCGACGCCGTTCATCGTCGCGCGCGAGACCCACGACCGGGACACCGTTCCCGGCTGGATCGACGTCGACGCCGACCGCGGCCGCATCCTGGTGCACCAGCGCCCGGTCCGCGAGCAGATCACCGTCCCCATCCAGGAGCAGCTGATCGTGGAGTACTACTCCAAGATCTGA
- a CDS encoding Lrp/AsnC family transcriptional regulator yields the protein MDDVDRRIIDHLVRDGRAGYARIAADVGLSAPAVKRRVDRLVADGVVKGFTAVVDPDLMGWAVEAYVEVHCRGTITPEALGSAFARIPEIHAAATVSGQADAILRIVARDVRDLERALERVRTEVDNVDHTDTAIVLSRLIDRYTG from the coding sequence ATGGACGACGTCGACCGCCGGATCATCGACCACCTCGTGCGCGACGGCCGGGCCGGCTACGCCCGGATCGCCGCCGACGTCGGCCTGTCGGCCCCGGCGGTCAAGCGTCGGGTCGACCGGCTCGTCGCCGACGGTGTCGTGAAGGGCTTCACCGCGGTCGTCGACCCCGACCTCATGGGCTGGGCCGTCGAGGCCTACGTGGAGGTCCACTGTCGCGGCACGATCACGCCCGAGGCCCTCGGGTCCGCGTTCGCGAGGATCCCCGAGATCCACGCGGCCGCCACCGTGTCGGGCCAGGCCGACGCGATCCTGCGGATCGTCGCGCGCGACGTGCGCGACCTGGAGCGGGCGCTCGAGCGGGTGCGCACCGAGGTCGACAACGTCGACCACACCGATACCGCGATCGTGCTGTCGCGCCTCATCGACCGCTACACCGGCTGA